The sequence AAATCTCTCTTACGGCTTTAATCGTTTCTAATAGGAATCGTCCACGCCCTTCAGCACTACCACCATATTGATCTGAACGCTGGTTGGCATAGGTTGAAAAAAAGCTTTGTGCTAGGTAACCATGGGCAAAATGCAATTCTAACCATTCAAAACCAGCGGCTAAGGCGCGCTTAGCTGCCGTCACAAAATCGACTTTAACGCGCTCAATATCTTCAACGGTCATCTCTGTGGGCACTTTTGATAAGTTAGCCCCAAAAGCCACTGGAGACGGTGAAATAGGTTGCCACGCTTCAGCCTCACCATTGGCAATATGGTCATCCCCTTCCCAAGGAATGTTGGCACTCGCCTTACGTCCAGCATGACCAATTTGGATCCCTGCTACAGCACCAGCACTTTTAATTGCATTCGCGACTTTAGCTAAACCAGCAGCTTGCTCATCGTTCCAAAGTCCAAGACAACGGGGAGTAATACGTCCTTCAGGGGACACTGCGGTTGCCTCAACGATGACAAGCCCTGCACCACCTCTAGCAAGGCTAGTGTAATGCACTTGATGCCACTCATTGGGAAGCCCTTCTTTGGCTTGATATTGGCACATAGGAGCAACAACTATTCGGTTTTTAAGGGTGATATCTTTAAGTTTAAATGATGAAAATAGATCAGCCATGGGGATTTAATTTCCTGTATCCGTCGAATGTTCAGAATGAATGACGACAGCCTAATCCCATCATGCCATAATTAAAAGCACTCTTAGATTATAGGTTTGATAAGATTTCATTATGATAAATCCACAATGGTTACACACATTTGCCGTTTTAGTCGAAAAAGGTAATTTTACCCGCACGGCAGAAGCCATTGGTATAACCCAAGCGGCAGTCAGCCAGCATATCAGTCGCTTAGAAGAAGAATATGGCACCTTATTTTTACGACGAACGCGCCAGCTTGAAATAACGCCAATAGGCGAAAATTTACTCACCTATGTAAAAGAAGTAGAATGCGCGGAAAAACGCTTACGACAAAAACTGATCAAAGATGACACCGACGTCGGTGATATCAGTCTTATCACACCAGGAAGCATAGGCTTAACACTTTTCCCATTGTTATTGGAGTTACAAACTGCTTTTCCCGCCTTAAATATACGACACCGCTTTGCACCAGATAACGAAATCCTAACATCCGTTCTAGCCAATCAGCATGAAATTGGTATGGTGACGTTAAAGCCCTCCGATCCCCGGATTTTCAGCACTTACTTTACCGAAGAACCTTTAGAGTTAGTCGTACCTGCCGGCCATAAAATTAACACATGGCAGGACTTACAACGGTTAGGCTTTATCTCTCATCCTGACGGTGAAGCCATGGCCATGAGATTACTGACCCGAAAGTATCCTGGTTGTCCCAATATTCAAGAGCTCCCCTGCAAAGGGTTTACCAATCAAATTAGCCTTATTCTTGAACCTGTTGCTAGAGGCTTAGGCTTTACCGTTATACCAAGATATGCACGTAAAGCTTTTGAGCGGCAAGAAGATATTTATGTAGTGGAATGTGGCATCCAAGTGGTTGATACCATTTGGCTTATTCACCGCGCAGAATGGCCCTTGTCGCGTCGAGCCCAAAAAGCAGTCGAGTTCCTTAAAAGCAGAATATAAATGCCTAATCTTATACCAATCGTATTAAGGGTTGACTTAACATTTAATTTGGCCTTGCAAATCAAAAACTCATTTATCAGTGTAAATATCAATACAAACAAAAAAGCCTATAAACTGTTAGGTTTATAGGCTTTTTTACTCTTATATAAAGAGGAATTTGGTCGGTATGAGAGGATTCGAACCTCCGACCCCTGACACCCCATGATTGATTTGCTAAATTTAAAAAGTAACGGTTAATCAATATGTTAAATCAATATTATTAATAAAATTTTACTTGGATAAATTCCTTATTTTTATCTAGCTTGCGTTTTCTGCACACTTTGTTTTCAACGGCTTATAAGGGGTTTGTCCCCTTTTTGTTGCATCAACAGCTTCTTAGTAATTCTAATTTGATTCAGTTTTTGAAATACCATTTACCCACATTCCCACTCTCGATAGTTAGCACTTAATTTGCGGTAAACATCCCCAATCAGTTGTGTACTGCGGTGTTAGTAGTTCGCGGCGCATAGCCCATTTCTGATCAATGCCTTGCGCAGCGAGGAATAAGGTATCGCTACCATAGCGGTGATTAACACTGTCGAGGGTTCGCATTAGTTGAGGTTTGGTGGTTGGTGCATTGAATAGATCAAATTGACGGTGTTTTTCACTGACTAAATCTAACAAGCCCACACCAATTTTATAATAGCGTACCCCTTGCCTAAACAATTTAGGGGCAGCAACACTCATAGCACGGGTGAGTTCAGCGCTGCAATTAGTGGCACAGGAAAAGTTGACTAATGTCTTGGCCCCTGTTGGCTGTTCATCATAGGGCGAATTATTGGCGAACAGCAGCATGGTTTTACATAACGAACCTTGCCTTCTGGCTTTAGCGGCAGCAATGCCAATATGCTTGCTTAAGGCTTGGTGGAGTTGTTGGTAATCAGTGATACGTTCGCCAACACTGCGAGTTGAGAAGATCTGCTTTTTATCCGCCCTCGCCTCATCCCATTGCTTGCAAGCTTGGCCATTTAGCTCTCTTACAGTGCGCTCTATTTCAATACTAAATTGTTTACGAGCCAAACCAGCAGGCATACTTGCCAGATCATAAGCGGTATTAATTTCCATTAGCGCCAGCTTTTTACTGATCCTACGGCCAATTCCCCACACCTCGCCCACTTCAACCGACTTTAAAATAGCGATTCGGTCTGGCTCATTATCAATTACGCAGACACCGTTATAACCGGGCAATTTTTTTGCGGCGTGATTTGCCAACTTTGCCAATGTTAAAGTGGCACCTATCCCGACACAGACAGGTAAGCGGGCTTCTTTCCATACTGCGCGTCGAATTAACAGCCCTCGTTCATATAGTGACTTGATCGAAGGGCAATGCTTAAAGGATAAAAAAATTTCGTCAATGGAATAGACATGCTGCTCAGGTGCAAAACGGCCGATGATATTCATCATTTTGGTGGAGAGATCGGCATAGAGTTCATAATTGCTTGAACAGGCGATCACCCCCAATTTTTGGCACTGTTCCTTTAGTTGAAAGTAAGGGGCAAATTTGGGGATCCCCAACTCCTTCGCCTGACGATTAGCTGCCACGATACAGCCATCGTTATTGCTAAGGACAACTATGGGTTTACCTCGCCAATCAGGGCGAAATACCTGCTCGGCGCTACAATAAAAACTGTTGGCATCAACTAGAGCATACATTTTAAATTAGCTAGTGTAGGGTTGGTGCGATGAAAACGAACTGAACTCACTACAACGCCTTCAACACAAAAGGTATCGTAATCATGGATTGGCTGAGGCTGATGCTGTTCATTTGCTGATAGCAGTAAACGGCGAGTTTTATCGATAATTTTACAAACAAATTCGCTGTTAAAATTAGCGACGATCACATCACCATCTCTGGCAGTTTCAAGACGATCAACTATCAACAAATCTCCCCAATAAATTCCAACGCCCTGCATTGAATCCCCTCGAGCAAACCCCATAAAGGTAGCGTTGGGATGCATAATCAAGAGTTGATCTAAACTAAGGCCAAGCTGGCGATACTCTTCAGCAGGGCTTTCAAACCCCGTGAGTCCTGCACTTGCATAGATTGGTATGATACGCATAAACAAAAGAACACTGGTTAAACATACAGTAATTCTAGCAGCAATCATACAGCTAGCAAGTATTCAGTCAGAAATTTTCGCCCGCATAAACTCTTCACCATAAAGCTCATCTCGAATGATCACTATGCTTTTGTCTGCATGTACACCAATACGAGAATTAGGTAGAGCGATAATTTTGATATCTGGTAAGTGGTTACCGTTTTCATCATAGATGTTTTGCAGCATGATGGATTGGAACTCTAATCTCTGAACGATCAACATATGACCTCCGTGTCTAATGGGTACAGAAGAAGTGTAGGATCATTTTGGGTGTCTACATAACTCGAAAATCACCTTGAATAGCTTTGAAGCTTAATTTGGATTATGGTGGCTATAAAACCAAGTTAATTGCAGAAAAAATGGGGTTGTAACAGATTGCAAGATAAAGATTTTTTTCTAAAAGCAATTTACAAATAAATTATCAAATTTAATGAAACAGAGTTGTATGTTCCCCGGTTTGTATATACAGTTTGTATATACAAACAAGATTTACTTGTGTATAGTTCGCGTTCTTAAGACGCTAAGGAGGGTGTTAATTGAGTTTGCAGTTCTACATTTCTAAGACCGTACGTGCAAAACTTCATGAACGGCATAAAGTAACAGAAAGAGAAATTTTTGAGTGCTTTTTTAATAGAACGCATGGTTACTTGCAGGATAGCAGAGAAGAACACCTCACAGATCCTGTAACGCTATGGTTTATAGCTGAAACAGACTTGGGAAGGATATTGAAAGTTTGTTTTATTCAAATTAATGAAGGGATTGAAATTAAAACGGCGTATGAGCCATCTACAAGAAATGCTATTGACTTCTACTACAGAATAGCCAAAGAATGTTAATTTACATTGGTATAAGTTAAAAGCATAAAATAGCTTTAAAATCAGAAACTAAGTGAATATAAATACAACTAGGAGTGAAGCCATGAGTGACATGACTCAAAAAATTGATGGCACTGCTGCTAACTGGGAAAATGAAGTGCTTGGAAATGACGAGCAGTTTGCAGTTATCGCGGAAGGTGTGACTTCAGAGTCTGTTGACGATACGCTTGCCTTGCAAATGATCTCCATCAGACTACAAAAGTCTATGATTCAAGATTTAAAAAACATTGCCAAAGCCAACAACTTAGGAGGATATCAACCCCTAATAAGACGAATTTTAGAAAGATTCGTCGAGGCAGAAATGAAAACTATCGCACGTGAAGCTA is a genomic window of Shewanella putrefaciens containing:
- a CDS encoding DUF4258 domain-containing protein translates to MSLQFYISKTVRAKLHERHKVTEREIFECFFNRTHGYLQDSREEHLTDPVTLWFIAETDLGRILKVCFIQINEGIEIKTAYEPSTRNAIDFYYRIAKEC
- a CDS encoding LexA family protein; the encoded protein is MRIIPIYASAGLTGFESPAEEYRQLGLSLDQLLIMHPNATFMGFARGDSMQGVGIYWGDLLIVDRLETARDGDVIVANFNSEFVCKIIDKTRRLLLSANEQHQPQPIHDYDTFCVEGVVVSSVRFHRTNPTLANLKCML
- a CDS encoding NADH:flavin oxidoreductase/NADH oxidase, whose product is MADLFSSFKLKDITLKNRIVVAPMCQYQAKEGLPNEWHQVHYTSLARGGAGLVIVEATAVSPEGRITPRCLGLWNDEQAAGLAKVANAIKSAGAVAGIQIGHAGRKASANIPWEGDDHIANGEAEAWQPISPSPVAFGANLSKVPTEMTVEDIERVKVDFVTAAKRALAAGFEWLELHFAHGYLAQSFFSTYANQRSDQYGGSAEGRGRFLLETIKAVREIWPQHLPLTARFGVIEFDDKDEQTLSESIELVKQFKQIGLDMLNVSICFSTPTANIPWRPALLAPIAAQVRKEVGFPVATSWGMDDPHQANTAIENEQMDLVMIGKAFLANPHWPYQAAQILKIDRPSWVLPSSYAHWLERYSTVKVG
- a CDS encoding carbon storage regulator; this translates as MLIVQRLEFQSIMLQNIYDENGNHLPDIKIIALPNSRIGVHADKSIVIIRDELYGEEFMRAKISD
- a CDS encoding LysR family transcriptional regulator, with protein sequence MINPQWLHTFAVLVEKGNFTRTAEAIGITQAAVSQHISRLEEEYGTLFLRRTRQLEITPIGENLLTYVKEVECAEKRLRQKLIKDDTDVGDISLITPGSIGLTLFPLLLELQTAFPALNIRHRFAPDNEILTSVLANQHEIGMVTLKPSDPRIFSTYFTEEPLELVVPAGHKINTWQDLQRLGFISHPDGEAMAMRLLTRKYPGCPNIQELPCKGFTNQISLILEPVARGLGFTVIPRYARKAFERQEDIYVVECGIQVVDTIWLIHRAEWPLSRRAQKAVEFLKSRI
- a CDS encoding Y-family DNA polymerase, with the translated sequence MYALVDANSFYCSAEQVFRPDWRGKPIVVLSNNDGCIVAANRQAKELGIPKFAPYFQLKEQCQKLGVIACSSNYELYADLSTKMMNIIGRFAPEQHVYSIDEIFLSFKHCPSIKSLYERGLLIRRAVWKEARLPVCVGIGATLTLAKLANHAAKKLPGYNGVCVIDNEPDRIAILKSVEVGEVWGIGRRISKKLALMEINTAYDLASMPAGLARKQFSIEIERTVRELNGQACKQWDEARADKKQIFSTRSVGERITDYQQLHQALSKHIGIAAAKARRQGSLCKTMLLFANNSPYDEQPTGAKTLVNFSCATNCSAELTRAMSVAAPKLFRQGVRYYKIGVGLLDLVSEKHRQFDLFNAPTTKPQLMRTLDSVNHRYGSDTLFLAAQGIDQKWAMRRELLTPQYTTDWGCLPQIKC